The sequence TCGTCCGGATTCTGCTGGATGGCAAGGCAGGGCTCGGCGACCCCCGGAGAGTAGGCGAGCGACAGGTCCGCCGCGGTCTGGCACGGCTTGGTGGCGATGACTTCGATCTTTCCCTTCCTGCCGCCGGAATGGTAGTCCAGGGCTGACAGCTTCTTACTCACTAGGCGTTCCTCCCATTGTTACTGGAATTTTGTTTAAAAAAAGAGGGCAGCAGCAACAGCGTGCTCGCCCTCTTCGAAAGGCTCCCTCTCGGGAGCCCAAAAAAGGCGGGCGGCCCAACAGGCCGCCCGCACACGTTTCTACGCCTCTTCCGGCTCGAGCTCCGGCTCCATGAGCCCAAGCTCCGGAACGTCGAGCTCCTCGTGGTTCAGCACGCGCCTCATGCGATCCACGTCGAGTTCCTTCTCCCAGCGGGAGACCACGATGGTGGCGACGCCGTTGCCGACCAGGTTCGTGAGCGCGCGCGCCTCGGACATGAAGCGGTCGATGCCGAGGATGAGGGCAAGACCTGCGACCGGTATGGTCGGGATCGCGGCGAAGGTCGCGGCGAGGGTGACGAAGCCGCTGCCGGTGACGCCGGCCGCACCCTTGGAGGTGAGCATCAGCACGCCGAGGATGGTGATGGTCTGGGTCATGGTGAGCGGGGTGTTGGTCGCCTGGGCCACGAAGATCGCCGCCATGGTCAGGTAGATCGAGGTGCCGTCAAGGTTGAAGGAGTAACCGGTCGGGATGACGAGACCGACCACGGACTTGGTGCAGCCGAGATTCTCGAGCTTCGCCATCATGCGCGGCAGCGCCGACTCGGAAGACGAAGTCCCCAGCACGACCAGGAGCTCTTCCTTGATGTAGGCGATGAACTTGAAGATGTTGAATCCGCAGATCTTGCCGATGGTGCCGAGCACCACGAAGATGAAGAGGAGACAGGTGAGGTAGAAGCTGCCCATCAGCATGCCGAGTTTCGCGAGGGAGCCGAGACCGAACTTGCCGATGGTGAAGGCCATGGCCCCGAAGGCGCCGATGGGGGCGAACTTCATGATCAGGTTGACGACGCCGAAGAGTGCGTGGGAGACGTCATCGATGAACTTGTAGATCGGCTTTCCCTTCTCGCCGAGCGCGGAGAGGGCGATACCGAAGAAGATGGCGAAGAAGAGCACCTGGAGGATCTCACCCTTCGCGAAGGCGTCCACGACGCTGTTCGGGATAATGCCCAGGGCGAAGTCGGCGAAGCTGTGCGACTTGGCGGCGGTGGCGGTATAGGTGGCGAGCCCCTTGGTGTCGAGCTTGGTGACGTCCGCGTTCATGCCGACGCCGGGCTGGATCATATTGATGACGAGGAGACCGATGCCGAGGGCCACGGTGGAGACGAGTTCGAAGTACAAAAGGGCCTTGCCGCCTACGCGCCCGACCTTTTTCATGTCGTCCATGCCGGCGATGCCGGTCACCACGGTACAGAAGATCACGGGCGTGATGATCATCTTGATCATCTTGATGAAACCGTCCCCAAGCGGCTTCATCTCCGCCCCGGTATCGGGCAGGTAGTAGCCGAGGGCCACCCCGATCGATATCGCCATCAATACCTGGAAGTACAGAACCTGGTAAAACTTCTTCGCTTTCATGGTCTCTCCTTTGAAAATGTTTCTATTGCAAAACCGCTCATGGAATCTGCAGCTCTTTTCGCCGGAACATCGTTTGACACTTCATATCAGCAAGACGAATACCAAGGTGTGTATACGAATGTAAGATACCGAAATTGAATACAAAAATAACGTTTTAAGCGCGAGAGGCACCATCAAAGGTGTTAACCAAAGAAAACACCTTTACTATTGCAATTGAGAAAACTGTGGTGTTTCGGTGAGATGCGGCACTTAACCCTGGTTAAGGTCTTAACCATGGTTAACACCATTGCCAGTTGCGAAGCGCGTTGGAGGGTACTGGAGGGTGTGCTGGGGGAAAAAAACGGTGAAAAAAATCGCGCCCCGAAGGGCGCGGCGAGCTACTTTCTTCTGTGTCTGGCTACTTACGTGACATCTTGATACGCTTGTTGAGTGCGGGTGCCGAGATGCCGAGAAGGCGCGCCGCAATGGCCTGTACGCCGTTGGCCCGGGATATCGCCTCCTCCACGAGCAGTTCCGCCGCCTCGGCAAAAGTGGGAAGGCGTTCGAAAACGGCAAAGGGGTTTTGCCCCTGCGCCGGCAGCGGTTCATCGCTGCGGCTCTGCCCGATGGCTTTAAGGAAGCTGTCCATGGAAAGGATACGCTCCTTGTGCAGGCTCACCGCGTTGTACACCATGCCGCGCAGCTCCCTCACGTTTCCGGGGAAGCTGTAGGTGGCGAGGATCTGGGCCAGCTCCTTTGGCGGGGTCGGCTTCTTTTTCCCCAGCGATTTCGCCGCTTCGGCCAAAAGATACTCCAGGAGCAAAGGTATGTCACCGACCCGGTCACGCAAGGGGGGTATGTGGATCTTATGGGTGCAGAGGCGGTAGTAAAGGTCGCGCCGGAACTCTCCGGCCGCCTCCCGCGCCGCCAAGTCGCGGTGCGTTGCCACGATGATGCGGGCGTTCATCCGCTTGGGCCGGTCCCCTCCCAGCGGGAAGTACTCACCCTCCTGCAGCAGGCGCAAAAGCTTCACCTGCGACGCGATGCTCAGGTCGCCGATCTCGTCCAGAAACAGCGTGCCGTTACCCGCCTGCTCGATCATCCCAGGGCGCGCCTGATCGGCACCGGTATAGGCGCCGCGGACGTGCCCGAAAAGGGTATCGGCAAACACCGTGTCATCAAGCCCCGCTACGTTGACGGCAACAAGCGGCCCGGAACAGCCGCTCAGCGTATGTACGGCCCTCGCGATAAGCTCCTTGCCGACGCCGCTCTCCCCTGTGATCAGAAGGGGCTGGTGGCTTGGCGAAACGGCCTCGACGTAGTTGAAGAGGTCCTGCATGCGCGGGTCCCCGGTCACGATGTCGGTGAAGGCCTCCGGATGCTGCAGTTGCCTCGACAGCATGCGGTCCGACATGGTGCGGAACTCCTGCTGCAGCTCCAGTATCCGGATGGCGCGCATTACCCCGCCGACCAGCCGGTCCTCCTCATCGGTTTTCACGATGTAGTCGAAGGCGCCAAGCTTCATGCAGCGCACCGCGGTCTCAAGCTGGTTCATGCCGCTCACGATGATGGTCATGATCCCCGGGTGCCGCTCGCCGATCTGCTGCAAGAGCGTCTCGCCGGCAAGCTGCGGCATGGTGAGGTCCAGGAGCACGAGGCCGATCCCTCCCTGGTCGAGGAGCCCCATCACCTCGCGGCTCTCCTGGCAGGTCACGATGTTGTTGATCCCGGCGCAGCTTTTGAGCGTGAGCGAGAAGGACTTGAGCCAGGCCGGCTCGTCGTCGACCAGTAGGATGCTGAAGGCGGGGAAGAGGGTCTTTTTCATGCTTCCTTACTCCTGTTGGGGACGGGGAGCGAGAGGATGACGGTGGTGCCGGAGCCGGCAGCGGAAGAAAACTGCAGCGCGCCGCCGTGTTCCTCCACGATCCCCGCGGAAACCGAGAGCCCGAGGCCGGTTCCGCCGCTGTCCCTTTTGGTGGTGAAGAAGGGGTCCATGAGGTACGGCAGATGCTCCTCCGCCACCCCCACCCCCTGGTCGGTGACCTGGAGCCGGACCACCCCTTCGTCCTGCTGATAGCTAGTGCCGATGAACACGCCGCACTCCCGGTCCGGGAGCGCCTGGCAGGCGTTCAGCACGAGATTGACGATGACCTGCTCCAGGCGCTGGGCGTTGCCGAGCACGCTTGGAAGCGAGCCGTGCAGCGCGGACTGGAGATGGTTCGTCGAGGAGCGGATGGTGGGGTCGACGAGGCGCAGCGCCGTTCGCACCACCGCGTCCAAGTCGATGAGCGTCTTCTGCCCCATGTCCTTGCGGGCGAAGTCCTTAAGGTCGTTGACGATGCGCTTGATGCGCTGGGCGCCGTCCTGCATCTCGTCCAGGATGCGCGGGATCTCCTCGCGCATCTCCGAATATGGAACGCCCCCCAGCATGAAGTCGCCGTGCTCCTGGAAATGGGTCTCCAGGATCTCACCCGCGTCGTCGTGCACCCTTTTCAGCACCGGGATGTCGAGGAGCAACAGGCCGTTGGGGTTGTTGATCTCGTGGGCGACGCCGGAAACGAGCGTGCCGAGGGAAGCCATCTTGTCCGCCTGGATCAGCTTGTCCTGGTGGCGTTTCAACTCATCCAGCGCCTTGTTGCGCTCGGCCACCTCCTGGGCGAGAGCGGTCGTGCGCTCGGCAACCCGCTTGTGGAGGGTCTTCGACCAGAGTGCTGTGACCGCCAGGATCACGAGAAGCGGCACGAGGATCATCGCGCCGTACCTGATGGCAAGCTCCCGTGTCACCCTCGGAGGATCGTTCACGCCGAGCCAGCGGTTGTAGATCTCGGCGTACTGCCCGGTTTTGATGACGATGGCAAGCCCCTCGTTGAAGCGTGTGAGCAGTTCCCGGTTGCCGCGGTTCACCGCGTAGCAGTACTGCTCGCTCACCACGGCCTTCGCCACCGGCACCACGTTGGTCAGGTGCAGCTCGCGGATCAGGTACATCCCCGGCAACTGCGCCACAACCGCGTAGTCGCATTGACCGGAGGCTAAAAGCCGCATCGCCTCGGCGGGGGTGGGGGTGAGCACCAGATCCTTCGCGAAGCCCAACTGCTTCAGGCGCTCGTGCATGATGCCGTCCTGAAAGACCAGCACCTTCTTGCCGCGCAGCTCCTCGAGCCCCCGCACAGGTTTCGTATCGCGTCTTGCGAAGATGGCGTGGTGCACGATGGTGTGCGGCGGAGAGAAGTCGACCGATTGCAGGCGCTGCGCCGAGTAGGAAAGCCCCTGCAGGATGTCGATGTGGCCGTCCTGAAGTCCGGCGCGCACCTCGGACCAGTTGCCGAAACGGAACACGACCTTCATCCCCATCACCTCGGCGATGGCGCGGGTCAGGTCGACGTTGTAACCGGCGGGGTTGCCGTCCTTGTCGATGAACTCGTAGGGTGGGTAGGCACGGTCTCCCCCCACCACGATGGTCGAAGCGGGGTCGAAGTGGACCGGCTGGTCGGGGAGGAGCCCCCCGGAAGCGGCGAGGGCCGCGTGGGTGAAGAGCAGGAAGGTGAGGAAGATAAGACCGGCTACGGGATGGAAGATGCGGATCCTGAACTTCTTGTCGAAGGACTTTCTTGTGCCTGTGCAGGCGTCGTGAACCACTGTTCCATCCTTGTGCGTTGGTGCGGCGCTCCCCCTCGGGTCGGCAGCGGGAGAGCCCGTCCCACTATCGCACGCGCAAGGCGCACAAGTCAATGAAGCTCATTATAAAAAGTCTTTCCATCCCCCCTCTCCCTTCGGGAGAGGGCTAGGCAAGCCGCTGCGCCACGAGCTCCGCGAGGTCCTTAGCAGCCATATCCCCCTCGTACCCGCCGGTCTTGATGCCGTCCTCGAACATGGTGAGGCAGAAGGGGCAGTTCGATACGAGCATCGGCGCACGGGTCTCCCCGGCCATCTGCACGCGCGCCACGTTCACCCGGGTCCCGACCCGCTCCTCGGCGAGGATGCGTCCCCCTCCCCCGCCGCAGCAAAAACTCTCCATGCGGTTTCTGTCCATCTCGGTGATGTTCCCGCCGAGCCTCTCTATGATCTCGCGCGGCGGCTCGAAGATGTCGGCGTAGCGCCCGACGTAGCAGGAATCATGATAGGTGCAGTCGAAGCTCTCCCCCTTCGTGAGCTGCAGGCGCCCCTGTTCGATCAGCTCGGCCACGAAGACGGTGTAGTGCTGCACGGGAAGGTCGAAGTCCAGCTCCTTGTAATCGCGGGCGAGCGTGTTGAAGCAGTGCGGGCAGGTGGTGACGATTCGCTTGACGCCGTACCCCTTGATCCTCTCTATGTTCTCCCGCGCCATGGTCTGGTAGAGGTACTCGTTCCCCAGCTTCCTCGGGGGCTCGCCGCAACACTTCTCCTCCTTGCCCAGGATGCCGAGCCTCACCCCGGCGGCGGAGCAGATCCTCGCGAAGGCACGCGCCACCTCCTGGTTTCTGCGGTCGAAGGAGGCGTAACAGCCGACGAAGTACATGACGTCGAAGGGCTCGCCGCTTTCCAGGGTCACAACGTCGACCCCCTCCGCCCACGCGCCACGCTCGGCCCACCCGAGCCCGAAGGGGTTGCCGTTCACCTCGTAGTTGGCGATGGCACCGCGCACCTCGTCGCCGGGAAACTTCCCTTCCATGAGAGCCAGGTTTCTGCGCATCTCGAGGATCTTGTTCACGTGCTCGATGTCGACCGGACAGATCTCCTGGCAGGCCCGGCAGGTGGTGCAGTCCCAGAGCACCTCTTCGGTCACGCAGCGGCAGAGATCCCCCTGCGGGTCGTTGAGCGCCATCTCCCCGACCTGCTGCACCACCCGCATCGGCGAGAGCGGCTTTCCGGTGGTCCAGGCGGGACAGCGATCCTGGCAGCGCTTGCACAGGGTGCAGGCGTCTGCGTCGTAGACGTCCTTCCAGGCGAGATCGGTCGCCTTGGCGGCGC is a genomic window of Geomonas ferrireducens containing:
- a CDS encoding dicarboxylate/amino acid:cation symporter, producing the protein MKAKKFYQVLYFQVLMAISIGVALGYYLPDTGAEMKPLGDGFIKMIKMIITPVIFCTVVTGIAGMDDMKKVGRVGGKALLYFELVSTVALGIGLLVINMIQPGVGMNADVTKLDTKGLATYTATAAKSHSFADFALGIIPNSVVDAFAKGEILQVLFFAIFFGIALSALGEKGKPIYKFIDDVSHALFGVVNLIMKFAPIGAFGAMAFTIGKFGLGSLAKLGMLMGSFYLTCLLFIFVVLGTIGKICGFNIFKFIAYIKEELLVVLGTSSSESALPRMMAKLENLGCTKSVVGLVIPTGYSFNLDGTSIYLTMAAIFVAQATNTPLTMTQTITILGVLMLTSKGAAGVTGSGFVTLAATFAAIPTIPVAGLALILGIDRFMSEARALTNLVGNGVATIVVSRWEKELDVDRMRRVLNHEELDVPELGLMEPELEPEEA
- a CDS encoding sigma-54-dependent transcriptional regulator — its product is MKKTLFPAFSILLVDDEPAWLKSFSLTLKSCAGINNIVTCQESREVMGLLDQGGIGLVLLDLTMPQLAGETLLQQIGERHPGIMTIIVSGMNQLETAVRCMKLGAFDYIVKTDEEDRLVGGVMRAIRILELQQEFRTMSDRMLSRQLQHPEAFTDIVTGDPRMQDLFNYVEAVSPSHQPLLITGESGVGKELIARAVHTLSGCSGPLVAVNVAGLDDTVFADTLFGHVRGAYTGADQARPGMIEQAGNGTLFLDEIGDLSIASQVKLLRLLQEGEYFPLGGDRPKRMNARIIVATHRDLAAREAAGEFRRDLYYRLCTHKIHIPPLRDRVGDIPLLLEYLLAEAAKSLGKKKPTPPKELAQILATYSFPGNVRELRGMVYNAVSLHKERILSMDSFLKAIGQSRSDEPLPAQGQNPFAVFERLPTFAEAAELLVEEAISRANGVQAIAARLLGISAPALNKRIKMSRK
- a CDS encoding transporter substrate-binding domain-containing protein; amino-acid sequence: MVHDACTGTRKSFDKKFRIRIFHPVAGLIFLTFLLFTHAALAASGGLLPDQPVHFDPASTIVVGGDRAYPPYEFIDKDGNPAGYNVDLTRAIAEVMGMKVVFRFGNWSEVRAGLQDGHIDILQGLSYSAQRLQSVDFSPPHTIVHHAIFARRDTKPVRGLEELRGKKVLVFQDGIMHERLKQLGFAKDLVLTPTPAEAMRLLASGQCDYAVVAQLPGMYLIRELHLTNVVPVAKAVVSEQYCYAVNRGNRELLTRFNEGLAIVIKTGQYAEIYNRWLGVNDPPRVTRELAIRYGAMILVPLLVILAVTALWSKTLHKRVAERTTALAQEVAERNKALDELKRHQDKLIQADKMASLGTLVSGVAHEINNPNGLLLLDIPVLKRVHDDAGEILETHFQEHGDFMLGGVPYSEMREEIPRILDEMQDGAQRIKRIVNDLKDFARKDMGQKTLIDLDAVVRTALRLVDPTIRSSTNHLQSALHGSLPSVLGNAQRLEQVIVNLVLNACQALPDRECGVFIGTSYQQDEGVVRLQVTDQGVGVAEEHLPYLMDPFFTTKRDSGGTGLGLSVSAGIVEEHGGALQFSSAAGSGTTVILSLPVPNRSKEA
- a CDS encoding heterodisulfide reductase-related iron-sulfur binding cluster; the protein is MEATREIYWNVNHGLIWVMYLFAFLAVGACGFGFWKRLPMYRQAKPLERLDRLALRIKLMLQGALTQAKVLRVPEPGTLHAFFFWGFLLLFIGTLLIMLQVDFTVPLFDLTFLKGTFYKTYSITLDIAGMVAILMLAGLFVRRFFVKPEGLVTKRDDYLAHALLFTILVSGFVIEALRMAATEVTVNPELARFSPGGLLLTPLFTGWDLGRISLAHKVLWWGHFFLAMGFIIAIPGTKLRHLFTDPANYLFTDLRPKGSIATIDLEDESAEQFGAAKATDLAWKDVYDADACTLCKRCQDRCPAWTTGKPLSPMRVVQQVGEMALNDPQGDLCRCVTEEVLWDCTTCRACQEICPVDIEHVNKILEMRRNLALMEGKFPGDEVRGAIANYEVNGNPFGLGWAERGAWAEGVDVVTLESGEPFDVMYFVGCYASFDRRNQEVARAFARICSAAGVRLGILGKEEKCCGEPPRKLGNEYLYQTMARENIERIKGYGVKRIVTTCPHCFNTLARDYKELDFDLPVQHYTVFVAELIEQGRLQLTKGESFDCTYHDSCYVGRYADIFEPPREIIERLGGNITEMDRNRMESFCCGGGGGRILAEERVGTRVNVARVQMAGETRAPMLVSNCPFCLTMFEDGIKTGGYEGDMAAKDLAELVAQRLA